The sequence below is a genomic window from Flavobacterium lipolyticum.
ATCCTGATGCACCAACGGGAAGTGGATTTTGGCATTGGATTGTATTTGATATTCCTTCAGATGTAAACGAACTGGTAACTAATGCGGGTGCTAAAGATAAATTTTCGATAAAAGGTGCTGTTCAAAGCATTACAGATTATGGAATAAAAGGATTTGGAGGCCCTTGTCCGCCGGAAGGACATGGATTTCATCAATATATCATTACTGTTTATGCTCTTAAAACGGATAAATTAGGACTTGATGAAAATACCAATCCGGCTATCGTAGGGTTTAATTTATGGAATCAGACTTTGGCAAAAGCAAGTATTGTTGCTTATTATAAGAGATAGTTATAAATTGATGTTGAAATTTT
It includes:
- a CDS encoding YbhB/YbcL family Raf kinase inhibitor-like protein → MKKVNAILIMSLIFTTTIFGQKTFTLTSKDLGGELTKTQEFKGFGCTGENQSPQLFWKNAPAGTKSFAVTMYDPDAPTGSGFWHWIVFDIPSDVNELVTNAGAKDKFSIKGAVQSITDYGIKGFGGPCPPEGHGFHQYIITVYALKTDKLGLDENTNPAIVGFNLWNQTLAKASIVAYYKR